The bacterium genome contains a region encoding:
- the nrdR gene encoding transcriptional regulator NrdR, with the protein MKCPFCNTKETQVLESRTSDDGHGLRRRRECTKCGKRFTTHESVKTSVLWVIKRDGKREPFDKEKVKRGILRSIEKRPVSLDLVNEIADEIEREMLKAENEEISSKLIGGAILKKLKKVDKVAWLRFASVYLQFEDLEDFEKIISKNI; encoded by the coding sequence ATGAAATGTCCATTTTGTAATACCAAGGAGACACAAGTTCTTGAGTCAAGAACGAGCGACGATGGTCACGGATTAAGAAGGAGAAGGGAGTGTACCAAGTGTGGTAAAAGGTTTACAACACATGAGTCAGTTAAAACATCTGTACTCTGGGTTATTAAAAGAGATGGCAAAAGAGAGCCTTTTGATAAAGAGAAAGTAAAAAGAGGAATATTAAGATCAATCGAAAAAAGACCAGTTTCTTTAGATTTGGTTAATGAAATAGCAGATGAGATAGAGAGGGAAATGCTAAAAGCAGAGAATGAAGAAATATCAAGCAAGTTAATAGGTGGTGCAATTTTAAAAAAGTTAAAGAAAGTTGACAAGGTAGCTTGGTTAAGGTTTGCAAGTGTCTATTTACAGTTTGAAGACTTAGAAGATTTTGAAAAAATAATATCTAAAAATATATGA
- a CDS encoding DUF5667 domain-containing protein encodes MKSNVAVNIITIIVAFTILSASFFKTVSIKYAYTPLVLSENTEQKNTEDDLSVDYVLAYPGKINPDNPLWYLKALRDRIWVVTTFDQNKKSDLYLLFADKRLVSATMLFQDNKPDLGLVTLTKAEKYLEKASKTVSYTDSYEKLALASLKHREIIERQILPLTPEDLRPQAIKTIDYSKEVYKVMSVNLLTIGLNPPQNPFE; translated from the coding sequence ATGAAAAGCAATGTTGCAGTTAATATCATTACAATAATTGTTGCTTTCACCATACTTTCGGCTTCATTTTTCAAAACAGTTAGTATTAAATATGCCTATACGCCACTGGTTTTATCAGAGAATACTGAACAAAAAAATACAGAAGATGATCTTTCGGTAGATTATGTATTGGCCTACCCTGGAAAAATTAATCCCGACAATCCACTTTGGTACCTAAAGGCCTTAAGAGATAGAATTTGGGTTGTTACAACTTTTGATCAAAACAAAAAAAGTGATCTATATTTATTGTTTGCCGACAAACGTTTGGTTTCTGCAACAATGTTATTTCAAGACAATAAACCCGATTTGGGTCTTGTCACACTAACTAAGGCTGAAAAATATCTTGAAAAGGCATCAAAAACAGTATCTTATACTGATAGTTATGAAAAGTTGGCGCTTGCTTCACTGAAGCACAGAGAGATAATCGAAAGACAAATACTACCTTTAACCCCAGAAGACCTAAGGCCTCAAGCTATAAAAACAATTGACTACTCAAAGGAAGTATATAAAGTAATGAGTGTTAATTTATTGACGATTGGCTTGAATCCACCGCAAAATCCATTTGAATAG
- a CDS encoding CPBP family intramembrane metalloprotease: protein MSKTLNFKRAVYLAAYLLIVWGFYRFLFQLPEEIEETIIKPLVWLIPVIYLVKLERRGLESVGITFKNLFPAIYYSLGLGLIFVLEAMFVNYIKYDGQLNLNANIGQLPFITALGLSFVTAFSEEITFRGYIFTRIWDFIKNEFTANILTSVFWAMIHVPITIFVWKLDFSASLIYLALTTIFGIGSAFVYARTKNILAPIILHVLWQWPIILFR, encoded by the coding sequence ATGAGCAAGACTTTAAATTTCAAAAGGGCAGTTTATCTGGCAGCGTACCTACTAATAGTATGGGGTTTTTATAGATTTCTTTTTCAACTTCCAGAAGAGATTGAGGAAACAATAATTAAACCACTGGTTTGGCTAATCCCAGTTATTTATTTAGTTAAACTAGAACGTCGTGGTTTGGAATCTGTTGGTATAACTTTCAAAAATTTGTTTCCTGCAATTTATTATTCCTTGGGATTGGGCCTGATCTTTGTTTTAGAGGCAATGTTTGTTAATTACATCAAATACGATGGGCAACTTAATCTGAATGCAAATATTGGTCAATTACCGTTTATAACAGCGCTTGGATTATCTTTTGTAACTGCTTTTTCAGAAGAGATCACATTCAGGGGATACATATTTACTAGAATCTGGGACTTTATCAAAAATGAGTTCACTGCCAATATCCTAACATCTGTTTTTTGGGCTATGATTCATGTACCCATAACCATATTTGTTTGGAAATTGGATTTTTCAGCAAGTCTAATATATTTAGCACTAACCACCATTTTTGGTATTGGAAGCGCTTTTGTATATGCTAGAACTAAAAACATTTTGGCACCAATTATTCTTCATGTATTATGGCAGTGGCCAATAATTTTGTTTAGATAA